A DNA window from Pyrus communis chromosome 3, drPyrComm1.1, whole genome shotgun sequence contains the following coding sequences:
- the LOC137728613 gene encoding probable serine/threonine-protein kinase PBL23, whose product MTALSAAEAPGREESRMTCFSCCKVDVDEPEESVRRARIIRPYCSGGMRLNSLLATFSVKSGSSQCRNLQKEILKTGQAKKSAQLFTYEELAAATDNFNPDSLLGEGGFGKVYKGYLDSIKQIVAVKKLDRKGLQGSREFCSEVIMLSLVQHANLVNLIGYCAEGDQRILVYEFMVNGSLENHLLDIYPNREPLDWYTRMKIAEGAAKGLEYLHETANPPVIYRDLKASNILLDEKLCPKLSDFGLAKLGPTGDKDHVTTRVMGTYGYCAPEYASTGQLTIMSDVYSFGVVFLELITGRRAIDDQRPVGEQILVSWAKPKLKDRKKYASMIDPLLRGRYPAKGLNQAVAIAAMCLNEEADYRPVMGDVVTALGHLSLPVYDRKSAKGALGNRGAHVESVSKGSFGGDK is encoded by the exons ATGACGGCTCTGTCAGCGGCAGAGGCGCCGGGGAGGGAGGAGAGCAGGATGACTTGCTTCTCATGTTGCAAGGTGGACGTCGACGAGCCTGAAGAGTCTGTGAGGAGGGCCAGAATAATAAGGCCATACTGTAGTGGTGGGATGAGATTGAACTCGCTTTTAGCAACTTTTTCGGTTAAGTCAG GTAGCAGCCAATGCAGGAATTTACAGAAGGAGATACTAAAGACGGGACAGGCGAAGAAATCTGCGCAGCTTTTTACATACGAGGAACTGGCTGCTGCAACTGATAACTTCAATCCTGATTCTCTGCTGGGAGAAGGTGGATTTGGGAAGGTGTACAAAGGTTACTTGGACAGCATTAAACAG ATTGTGGCGGTAAAGAAACTCGACAGGAAAGGGTTGCAAGGGAGCAGAGAGTTCTGCTCTGAAGTTATCATGTTGAGTTTGGTTCAACACGCGAACCTCGTCAATCTTATTGGCTATTGTGCAGAAGGAGATCAGAGAATTTTAGTGTATGAATTTATGGTCAATGGATCTTTGGAGAATCACCTTCTAG ATATATATCCAAATAGGGAGCCTCTTGATTGGTACACAAGGATGAAAATAGCCGAAGGAGCAGCAAAAGGGCTCGAGTACTTGCACGAAACTGCCAATCCGCCAGTGATTTACCGTGATTTGAAAGCTTCAAACATTTTGCTAGACGAAAAATTATGTCCAAAGCTCTCTGATTTTGGACTTGCTAAGTTAGGTCCAACCGGAGACAAGGACCATGTGACTACTAGAGTGATGGGGACTTATGGCTACTGTGCACCGGAGTATGCTTCAACAGGACAGCTGACAATAATGTCCGATGTCTACAGCTTCGGAGTTGTGTTTCTCGAGTTAATCACAGGAAGGAGAGCTATTGATGATCAAAGACCGGTTGGGGAGCAGATCCTAGTCAGTTGG GCAAAGCCAAAGCTAAAGGACAGAAAGAAATACGCATCGATGATTGACCCGTTACTTCGAGGAAGATATCCGGCGAAGGGTCTGAACCAAGCTGTTGCAATTGCAGCAATGTGTCTGAACGAGGAAGCTGATTACCGGCCTGTGATGGGTGATGTTGTGACCGCTCTCGGGCACCTATCGTTGCCAGTATACGACAGAAAAAGTGCCAAGGGTGCATTGGGAAACAGAGGCGCGCACGTTGAGTCGGTAAGCAAAGGAAGTTTCGGAGGTGACAAATAG
- the LOC137728612 gene encoding uncharacterized protein, producing MQYKAGSATETSFPQTNPMAAATAPIAIGTRGTVGSLVRKEIEYFSKIELDRHGSSSPMKPLGQILGLTSGGSGSHCGKSGFRLLLMAWRRRKRRGGSGSGSGRGFLSSMCFAAEVAETNRRNGVPGFSYKILKDDMNNLSI from the coding sequence atgcAGTATAAAGCCGGCAGCGCAACAGAAACCAGCTTCCCTCAAACAAATCCCATGGCCGCAGCAACAGCTCCGATCGCTATAGGCACGCGAGGCACGGTTGGATCGCTTGTCAGGAAGGAGATCGAGTACTTCAGCAAGATTGAGCTCGACCGGCATGGTAGCTCAAGCCCAATGAAGCCTCTGGGACAGATACTCGGCTTGACTTCTGGCGGTAGTGGTAGTCATTGTGGCAAGTCTGGTTTCCGGCTATTGTTAATGGcatggaggaggaggaagaggagaggcGGCAGTGGCAGTGGCAGCGGCAGAGGGTTCTTGTCAAGTATGTGTTTTGCTGCAGAAGTTGCGGAAACCAATCGGCGAAATGGGGTTCCCGGGTTTAGTTACAAGATCCTCAAGGATGACATGAACAACTTGAGCATTTAA